The proteins below come from a single Perca flavescens isolate YP-PL-M2 chromosome 8, PFLA_1.0, whole genome shotgun sequence genomic window:
- the fnbp4 gene encoding formin-binding protein 4 isoform X1: MGKKSRLTGGVVGRRTILQLSPPGLRSGNAGEREEAPSGSDDEQEGDGLRFVRERLTNMKTPAAKATEGLSLLGAYDDSDEEDAGDSQHTTTKSADIDSTLANFMAEIDAITTQPSSEDAASHPSVPTSTPPRPEVNTQQPAASEEQNQQHTSFEYNTEYSLAGVGVEMGDWQEVWDENSGCYYYWNTVTNEVSWELPHYLADQVQSLEENAKSSNVNGTGHAAYNTKENAASAAALQSVKETKVKEVIESVVGLTSEEEERCGVAASLLGPLIPSEVKEAEEKWRKSLLKGLDETENSLDSDGEGVRPAGSPSIPLPDPDPVPTVQKDVGAKKQSGDNSDAEEETEEDTMELELALERKKAELRALEEGDVSAAGSSPCSETSQEASGSHGLTLKKSRWKTAFPSAPSPDSNSRGSDLQDNTETTLSKVLESVVEGEDKETDSSEEKTVTKPAVKEEAETPELKVETPELKFQIGQLANTLTSKMEFLGINKKAISNFQFLLLQTETRIADWREGALNGVYLRRRLQEAAEHIKYYELNATPKGWSCHWDREHRRYFYVNDRTSASQWDFPKEEDREEGLKGSHGAQTQISSPGDAKTSSATAGGVTGSSTFTMAAPPPPPSSLCSPSQPPLPESPPPPSNNPPPPPLPPGSPPPPPPPPDSDEEIMEVEMEMDDDNDGEPPAPGTEEDGSGRPPLPPGTASMKIVESLGPLGKGQKRKASQLNKAITIGSSPIIYTQPAINAAPLMSATAYWGMPAVPALLVPCEPPAPPIPALPPQPPLPPSLPPVEPPGAKALPTDKTKKAKKDKSKKSKIKMPSLVMKWQSIQKELDEEEKSSSSDEDRDLLNKKFIEDWKQQQLMTGKASKNANFEALPDNWRERLKKRKMANST, from the exons ATGGGTAAGAAAAGTCGCCTCACAGGAGGAGTGGTCGGTCGGAGAACGATCCTCCAGCTTTCACCTCCCGGGCTCCGCAGTGGGAATGCcggagagagggaagaagcaccCTCGGGATCCGatg ATGAACAGGAGGGTGATGGACTCAGATTCGTGAGAGAAAGGCTCACAAACATGAAGACTCCCGCAGCAAAAGCAACAG AGGGTTTGTCCTTGCTTGGAGCCTATGATGATAGTGATGAAGAAGATGCTGGAGACTCTCAGCATACAACGACAAAGTCAGCTGACATTGACAGCACATTGGCCAATTTCATGGCT GAAATTGATGCAATCACCACTCAGCCAAGTTCAGAGGATGCAGCATCTCATCCTTCGGTCCCAACTAGCACCCCACCCAGACCTGAGGTTAATACTCAGCAGCCAGCCGCCAGTGAAGAACAGAACCAACAACACACATCGTTTGAGTACAATACGGAGTACTCGCTTGCTGGAG tgggtGTAGAGATGGGAGACTGGCAGGAGGTGTGGGATGAGAACTCTGGCTGCTACTACTACTGGAACACTGTAACCAACGAGGTATCCTGGGAGCTGCCGCATTATCTAGCTGATCAGGTGCAAAGCCTGGAGGAGAATGCCAAAAG cTCTAATGTCAACGGCACAGGGCATGCAGCTTATAACACCAAGGAAAATGCTGCATCTGCTGCAGCCCTACAGTCAGTTAAAGAGACCAAAGTCAAG GAGGTGATTGAGAGTGTTGTAGGCCTCACGAGTGAAGAGGAGGAGCGCTGTGGAGTGGCTGCATCTCTGCTTGGTCCTCTGATTCCTTCTGAAGtgaaagaagctgaagaaaaatggagaaaaagccTGCTTAAAGGCTTGGACGAGACTGAGAATAGTTTGGATTCTGATGGCGAAGGCGTTCGCCCTGCAGGATCCCCCTCTATCCCTCTGCCGGACCCTGACCCAGTCCCCACGGTCCAGAAAGATGTTGGCGCTAAGAAGCAGTCGGGAGACAACTCCGAtgctgaggaggagacagaggaagacaCAATGGAGCTGGAACTAGCTCTGGAGAGGAAAAag GCTGAGCTCCGGGCGCTGGAGGAAGGTGACGTGAGCGCAGCGGGCTCCAGTCCTTGTTCTGAGACGAGCCAAGAAGCCTCTGGTTCTCATGGCCTTACACTAAAGAAAAGCCGGTGGAAGACtgccttcccctctgctcccaGCCCCGACTCCAATAGCAGAGGCTCAGACCTACAGGACAACACAGAGACGA CACTTTCTAAAGTCCTAGAGAGTGTTGTGGAAGGAGAAGACAAGGAAACGGACAGTTCTGAGGAAAAAACAGTTACAAAACCTGCAGTAAAAGAAGAGGCGGAAACACCTGAGCTCAAAGTAGAAACGCCTGAGCTCAAG tttcaGATCGGACAACTGGCTAACACCTTAACCAGCAAGATGGAGTTCTTGGGGATAAACAAAAAGGCGATCTCAAACTTCCAGTTTCTTCTGCTACAAACTGAG actCGGATTGCTGACTGGAGGGAGGGCGCTCTGAATGGGGTCTATCTTCGCCGCAGGCTTCAGGAAGCTGCCGAACACATAAAATATTACGAACTTAACGCCACCCCTAAAGGCTGGTCCTGCCACTGGGACAG AGAGCACAGGCGGTATTTCTATGTGAACGACCGGACCAGTGCCTCCCAGTGGGATTTCCCAAAAGAGGAGGACAGGGAGGAGGGCCTGAAAGGCAGCCACGGTGCCCAGACACAGATTTCCAGTCCAGGGGACGCCAAAACATCGTCTGCCACTGCTGGTGGGGTCACAG gatCGTCTACTTTTACTATGGCTgccccaccaccacctccatCGTCTCTCTGTTCCCCATCTCAACCTCCTCTTCCTGAAAGCCCACCTCCGCCTTCCAACAACCCCCCGCCTCCACCTCTCCCCCCAGGCtcaccacctccacctcctccccctcctgaCAGCGATGAGGAGATCATGGAggtggagatggagatggacgATGATAATGATGGGGAGCCTCCAGCCCCTGGAACGGAGGAAGACGGCAGTGGGAGGCCTCCTTTACCCCCAGGCACTGCTAGCATGAAG ATCGTGGAGTCATTGGGCCCATTGGGGAAGGGTCAGAAACGTAAAGCCAGTCAGCTGAATAAAGCCATTACTATTGGCAGCAGTCCCATTATCTACACCCAGCCTGCTATCAATGCAG CTCCTCTAATGTCAGCGACTGCCTACTGGGGCATGCCGGCTGTCCCTGCTCTTTTGGTCCCTTGTGAACCTCCTGCCCCCCCTATCCCGGCCCTACCTCCCCAACCACCACTGCCACCATCCCTGCCACCCGTTGAACCTCCTGGAGCCAAAGCTCTGCCCACAGACAAGACCAAGAAAGCCAAAAAGGATAAG TCCAAGAAGAGCAAGATCAAAATGCCTTCTCTGGTGATGAAGTGGCAGAGCATCCAGAAGGAGTTGGATGAAGAAGAGAAGAGCAGCTCCAGTGACGAGGACAGAGATCTGCTTAACAAAAAGTTTATCGAGGACTGGAAGCAACAGCAGCTCATGAC AGGGAAAGCTTCAAAAAATGCTAACTTTGAGGCACTTCCTGATAACTGGCGGGAACGACTGAAGAAACGGAAGATGGCGAATAGCACGTAA
- the fnbp4 gene encoding formin-binding protein 4 isoform X2 codes for MDEQEGDGLRFVRERLTNMKTPAAKATEGLSLLGAYDDSDEEDAGDSQHTTTKSADIDSTLANFMAEIDAITTQPSSEDAASHPSVPTSTPPRPEVNTQQPAASEEQNQQHTSFEYNTEYSLAGVGVEMGDWQEVWDENSGCYYYWNTVTNEVSWELPHYLADQVQSLEENAKSSNVNGTGHAAYNTKENAASAAALQSVKETKVKEVIESVVGLTSEEEERCGVAASLLGPLIPSEVKEAEEKWRKSLLKGLDETENSLDSDGEGVRPAGSPSIPLPDPDPVPTVQKDVGAKKQSGDNSDAEEETEEDTMELELALERKKAELRALEEGDVSAAGSSPCSETSQEASGSHGLTLKKSRWKTAFPSAPSPDSNSRGSDLQDNTETTLSKVLESVVEGEDKETDSSEEKTVTKPAVKEEAETPELKVETPELKFQIGQLANTLTSKMEFLGINKKAISNFQFLLLQTETRIADWREGALNGVYLRRRLQEAAEHIKYYELNATPKGWSCHWDREHRRYFYVNDRTSASQWDFPKEEDREEGLKGSHGAQTQISSPGDAKTSSATAGGVTGSSTFTMAAPPPPPSSLCSPSQPPLPESPPPPSNNPPPPPLPPGSPPPPPPPPDSDEEIMEVEMEMDDDNDGEPPAPGTEEDGSGRPPLPPGTASMKIVESLGPLGKGQKRKASQLNKAITIGSSPIIYTQPAINAAPLMSATAYWGMPAVPALLVPCEPPAPPIPALPPQPPLPPSLPPVEPPGAKALPTDKTKKAKKDKSKKSKIKMPSLVMKWQSIQKELDEEEKSSSSDEDRDLLNKKFIEDWKQQQLMTGKASKNANFEALPDNWRERLKKRKMANST; via the exons ATGG ATGAACAGGAGGGTGATGGACTCAGATTCGTGAGAGAAAGGCTCACAAACATGAAGACTCCCGCAGCAAAAGCAACAG AGGGTTTGTCCTTGCTTGGAGCCTATGATGATAGTGATGAAGAAGATGCTGGAGACTCTCAGCATACAACGACAAAGTCAGCTGACATTGACAGCACATTGGCCAATTTCATGGCT GAAATTGATGCAATCACCACTCAGCCAAGTTCAGAGGATGCAGCATCTCATCCTTCGGTCCCAACTAGCACCCCACCCAGACCTGAGGTTAATACTCAGCAGCCAGCCGCCAGTGAAGAACAGAACCAACAACACACATCGTTTGAGTACAATACGGAGTACTCGCTTGCTGGAG tgggtGTAGAGATGGGAGACTGGCAGGAGGTGTGGGATGAGAACTCTGGCTGCTACTACTACTGGAACACTGTAACCAACGAGGTATCCTGGGAGCTGCCGCATTATCTAGCTGATCAGGTGCAAAGCCTGGAGGAGAATGCCAAAAG cTCTAATGTCAACGGCACAGGGCATGCAGCTTATAACACCAAGGAAAATGCTGCATCTGCTGCAGCCCTACAGTCAGTTAAAGAGACCAAAGTCAAG GAGGTGATTGAGAGTGTTGTAGGCCTCACGAGTGAAGAGGAGGAGCGCTGTGGAGTGGCTGCATCTCTGCTTGGTCCTCTGATTCCTTCTGAAGtgaaagaagctgaagaaaaatggagaaaaagccTGCTTAAAGGCTTGGACGAGACTGAGAATAGTTTGGATTCTGATGGCGAAGGCGTTCGCCCTGCAGGATCCCCCTCTATCCCTCTGCCGGACCCTGACCCAGTCCCCACGGTCCAGAAAGATGTTGGCGCTAAGAAGCAGTCGGGAGACAACTCCGAtgctgaggaggagacagaggaagacaCAATGGAGCTGGAACTAGCTCTGGAGAGGAAAAag GCTGAGCTCCGGGCGCTGGAGGAAGGTGACGTGAGCGCAGCGGGCTCCAGTCCTTGTTCTGAGACGAGCCAAGAAGCCTCTGGTTCTCATGGCCTTACACTAAAGAAAAGCCGGTGGAAGACtgccttcccctctgctcccaGCCCCGACTCCAATAGCAGAGGCTCAGACCTACAGGACAACACAGAGACGA CACTTTCTAAAGTCCTAGAGAGTGTTGTGGAAGGAGAAGACAAGGAAACGGACAGTTCTGAGGAAAAAACAGTTACAAAACCTGCAGTAAAAGAAGAGGCGGAAACACCTGAGCTCAAAGTAGAAACGCCTGAGCTCAAG tttcaGATCGGACAACTGGCTAACACCTTAACCAGCAAGATGGAGTTCTTGGGGATAAACAAAAAGGCGATCTCAAACTTCCAGTTTCTTCTGCTACAAACTGAG actCGGATTGCTGACTGGAGGGAGGGCGCTCTGAATGGGGTCTATCTTCGCCGCAGGCTTCAGGAAGCTGCCGAACACATAAAATATTACGAACTTAACGCCACCCCTAAAGGCTGGTCCTGCCACTGGGACAG AGAGCACAGGCGGTATTTCTATGTGAACGACCGGACCAGTGCCTCCCAGTGGGATTTCCCAAAAGAGGAGGACAGGGAGGAGGGCCTGAAAGGCAGCCACGGTGCCCAGACACAGATTTCCAGTCCAGGGGACGCCAAAACATCGTCTGCCACTGCTGGTGGGGTCACAG gatCGTCTACTTTTACTATGGCTgccccaccaccacctccatCGTCTCTCTGTTCCCCATCTCAACCTCCTCTTCCTGAAAGCCCACCTCCGCCTTCCAACAACCCCCCGCCTCCACCTCTCCCCCCAGGCtcaccacctccacctcctccccctcctgaCAGCGATGAGGAGATCATGGAggtggagatggagatggacgATGATAATGATGGGGAGCCTCCAGCCCCTGGAACGGAGGAAGACGGCAGTGGGAGGCCTCCTTTACCCCCAGGCACTGCTAGCATGAAG ATCGTGGAGTCATTGGGCCCATTGGGGAAGGGTCAGAAACGTAAAGCCAGTCAGCTGAATAAAGCCATTACTATTGGCAGCAGTCCCATTATCTACACCCAGCCTGCTATCAATGCAG CTCCTCTAATGTCAGCGACTGCCTACTGGGGCATGCCGGCTGTCCCTGCTCTTTTGGTCCCTTGTGAACCTCCTGCCCCCCCTATCCCGGCCCTACCTCCCCAACCACCACTGCCACCATCCCTGCCACCCGTTGAACCTCCTGGAGCCAAAGCTCTGCCCACAGACAAGACCAAGAAAGCCAAAAAGGATAAG TCCAAGAAGAGCAAGATCAAAATGCCTTCTCTGGTGATGAAGTGGCAGAGCATCCAGAAGGAGTTGGATGAAGAAGAGAAGAGCAGCTCCAGTGACGAGGACAGAGATCTGCTTAACAAAAAGTTTATCGAGGACTGGAAGCAACAGCAGCTCATGAC AGGGAAAGCTTCAAAAAATGCTAACTTTGAGGCACTTCCTGATAACTGGCGGGAACGACTGAAGAAACGGAAGATGGCGAATAGCACGTAA